The following nucleotide sequence is from Lacinutrix sp. Hel_I_90.
TTGGTGGTGAAACGGGTCAGCAATTAGCGCCTTTAATCGAGCAAGTCGGAAACAGTCAAACCACGCAACAAGTGGAGCAAAGAGCTTTGACTGCCGAAGAGCAAAAAATGGGAGATTTTATGGCAACTATTTTAGCGTATACTGAAGACACCTGGAGTCAGGTATTTAGAGAAAATAATTTAGGAACGTACCAAGAGCCAAAAATGGTTTTATTCACAGATGCTGTTTCTACCGGTTGTGGAAATGCTACCTCGGCATCCGGTCCTTTTTATTGTCCTGCAGGCCAAAAAGTGTATATGGATTTGGCTTTTTTTGAGGAGTTAAAAACACGTTTTGGTGCTAAAGGTGGTGATTTTGCTATCGCGTATGTCACCGCTCACGAAGTTGGACATCACGTTCAAACACTTTTAGGAACATCAAGTAAAGTGAGACAATTACAAGCGCAAACGAGCAAAACGGAGGCTAATAAATTATCTGTAGCCCAAGAGCTGCAAGCAGATTTCTATGCCGGACTTTGGGCGCATTATAATAAAGAATATTTAGAAGCTGGAGATATTGAAGAAGCCATGAGCGCGGCCAATGCCGTTGGTGATGACGCTATTCAAAAAAGAACTAGTGGAAGTGTTAATTCTGATAGCTTTACCCACGGCACATCACGGCAACGCATGCAATGGTTTATGAAAGGCTATG
It contains:
- a CDS encoding neutral zinc metallopeptidase, which gives rise to MKWQGRRQSGNVEDRRGMSGKGKLAAGGGLVAVVVILLQLFGGETGQQLAPLIEQVGNSQTTQQVEQRALTAEEQKMGDFMATILAYTEDTWSQVFRENNLGTYQEPKMVLFTDAVSTGCGNATSASGPFYCPAGQKVYMDLAFFEELKTRFGAKGGDFAIAYVTAHEVGHHVQTLLGTSSKVRQLQAQTSKTEANKLSVAQELQADFYAGLWAHYNKEYLEAGDIEEAMSAANAVGDDAIQKRTSGSVNSDSFTHGTSRQRMQWFMKGYETGDIRNGDTFSALIN